In Cicer arietinum cultivar CDC Frontier isolate Library 1 chromosome 7, Cicar.CDCFrontier_v2.0, whole genome shotgun sequence, a single window of DNA contains:
- the LOC101503444 gene encoding uncharacterized protein: MESNSSSKSSYISQNTKKSKGSLKNENPFQSDYSWLHSVRKTPTKTWKKAPVAPMPPTPAKVYKVDPINFRELVQQLTCAPEFMPPQQTHDKLIIQSTDINVHSLPMKNLPSRDIVQVSKSQPLTVSTTNSNTKSWYENFQAEYFGKNSDQDDEVIMTPGLLEMNLFSPTSFGNWCFVPPIISPRI, encoded by the coding sequence ATGGAATCTAATTCTTCCTCTAAATCTTCATACATATCTCAAAACACTAAGAAATCAAAGGGAtcattgaaaaatgaaaacccTTTTCAATCTGATTATTCTTGGCTTCATTCAGTAAGAAAAACACCAACAAAGACATGGAAGAAAGCACCAGTGGCACCAATGCCACCAACACCTGCCAAAGTGTACAAAGTGGATCCTATAAACTTCAGAGAACTTGTTCAGCAACTTACTTGTGCACCTGAGTTCATGCCTCCTCAACAGACTCATGACAAGCTTATAATTCAAAGCACTGACATTAATGTTCATTCACTTCCAATGAAAAATTTACCAAGCAGAGATATTGTACAAGTGTCAAAATCACAACCATTGACAGTGAGTACTACTAATAGTAATACTAAAAGCTGGTATGAGAATTTTCAAGCTGAATATTTTGGAAAGAATTCTGATCAGGATGATGAGGTAATTATGACACCTGGTTTGTTGGAAATGAATTTGTTTTCACCAACTTCTTTTGGTAACTGGTGCTTTGTTCCTCCTATCATTAGCCCAAGAATTTGA